The window CTTGCCGTCGATTTCCTTCGGACAGGTCCACCCTTTCGGCGTGCGGAGGATGATCATCGGCCAACTCGGACGTGTCTTCAGTCCCTGTGTCCGCGCACGGGTTTGAATGCGCTTGATCTCCGCGATCGCGGCATCCAGCGTCCCGGCCATTTGCTGATGGACCGACATCGGATCGTTGCCTTTGACGACATAGGGGGTATAGCCGTAGCCGCGGAACAGGAGGGTCAGCTCTTCCTCGGGAATCCGCGCGAGCACCGTGGGATTGGCGATCTTGTAGCCGTTCAAATGCAAAATCGGCAACACGGCTCCGTCGCGGGCGGGATTGAGAAATTTGTTGGAATGCCAACTCGTCGCAAGCGGACCGGTTTCCGCTTCGCCGTCGCCCACCACGGCGGCGACGATCAACTCCGGGTTATCAAACGCTGCCCCGTACGCATGTGAGAGGGAGTAC is drawn from Nitrospira sp. and contains these coding sequences:
- a CDS encoding phosphoketolase, which produces MGRVSQKGLSRELLRKMDAYWRAANYLSVGQIYLYDNPLLKRPLKRAHIKPRLLGHWGTTPGLNLIYVHLNRLIKEQDLNVIYITGPGHGGPGLVANAYLEGTYSEVYPNISQDEEGMKRLFTQFSFPGGIPSHVAPETPGSIHEGGELGYSLSHAYGAAFDNPELIVAAVVGDGEAETGPLATSWHSNKFLNPARDGAVLPILHLNGYKIANPTVLARIPEEELTLLFRGYGYTPYVVKGNDPMSVHQQMAGTLDAAIAEIKRIQTRARTQGLKTRPSWPMIILRTPKGWTCPKEIDGK